In Leptospira stimsonii, a single window of DNA contains:
- a CDS encoding NAD-dependent epimerase/dehydratase family protein — protein MKERENRIRTVLLTGGSGSLGLILLPGLLVKFRVVCIGRSLISFPDSVRFHPNFVFYEYDLDGSGELSINEEPEFIIHLAGKVSGEGSSYEDYKRTNELGTKKLLNFASKHKKTGVLFASSTSVYGFSENTLTENSPLLGKTFYALSKKECEALVQNSKNKYVILRIASVYGPTSKSFLNKILRIFQYGILLCSGNPKFKKSTVYSFDVIDTILIVMEKWTKASGKIYNVAYPNALSFSELEVIFQKIFPGKFYLRIRMKGFTLTLFHILNTIYSKLTNRKINIEYIQETSIVDSSRIQKELGFQFKTSLETGISAIVHAKTRN, from the coding sequence ATGAAAGAAAGAGAAAATAGGATTCGGACGGTGCTCTTAACGGGCGGAAGCGGGTCATTAGGTTTGATTCTCTTACCCGGATTATTAGTAAAATTCAGAGTCGTTTGCATCGGGAGAAGTTTAATCTCTTTTCCGGATTCAGTTCGCTTTCATCCGAACTTCGTTTTCTATGAGTACGATCTGGATGGATCCGGAGAACTCTCTATAAACGAAGAGCCTGAATTCATAATACATCTTGCAGGCAAGGTGAGCGGAGAAGGGTCAAGTTACGAAGATTATAAAAGAACAAACGAACTCGGAACAAAAAAGCTTCTTAACTTCGCTTCTAAACATAAAAAAACGGGGGTTCTTTTTGCCAGTTCGACCTCCGTCTACGGATTTTCCGAAAACACTCTTACGGAAAACTCACCGTTACTCGGAAAAACATTCTACGCTCTTAGCAAAAAGGAATGCGAGGCTCTCGTCCAAAATTCAAAGAATAAATACGTTATCTTAAGAATCGCTTCCGTTTATGGCCCGACTAGCAAAAGTTTTTTAAATAAAATACTTCGTATTTTTCAGTATGGTATTCTTCTTTGTTCCGGAAATCCTAAATTCAAAAAATCAACGGTCTATTCTTTCGATGTCATCGATACAATTCTGATCGTAATGGAAAAATGGACAAAAGCGTCCGGCAAAATTTACAACGTGGCCTATCCGAACGCCCTTTCTTTTTCAGAACTTGAGGTTATTTTTCAAAAAATTTTTCCGGGAAAATTCTATCTCAGGATTCGAATGAAAGGCTTCACTCTAACGTTGTTTCACATTCTGAATACGATCTATTCGAAACTGACGAATCGAAAAATCAATATAGAATATATCCAAGAGACTTCGATCGTCGATTCCTCTCGAATTCAAAAGGAACTTGGATTCCAATTCAAAACTTCTTTGGAAACGGGAATCAGCGCGATCGTTCACGCAAAAACGAGGAATTAA
- a CDS encoding LIC13410 family lipoprotein encodes MKQILSALMILACLSVLSFCRSEDKKQPPKQEFQPNSDIRTFEVGMIKEGDKRIKAEAVLGTPSVELNTQDGAVLEWYLVSTEYQKNSYKTLAEKPATIAEDTKFIKLTIDKKGVIKKMEYKL; translated from the coding sequence ATGAAACAAATTCTTTCAGCGCTCATGATTTTAGCATGTCTCTCCGTTCTTTCGTTTTGTAGATCGGAAGACAAAAAACAACCGCCTAAACAAGAATTTCAACCAAACTCCGATATCAGAACCTTCGAAGTCGGTATGATCAAAGAGGGAGATAAGCGGATAAAAGCCGAAGCGGTATTAGGAACCCCATCAGTGGAATTAAACACACAAGACGGAGCAGTTTTAGAATGGTACCTTGTTTCCACAGAATATCAAAAGAATTCTTATAAAACCTTGGCGGAAAAACCGGCAACTATTGCGGAAGACACTAAGTTCATTAAGTTGACGATCGATAAAAAAGGCGTCATTAAAAAAATGGAATATAAGCTCTAA
- a CDS encoding LIC13411 family adhesin, with amino-acid sequence MILYKSRNPCKEFLFFSFVIFTFLISTNCSTYLQNRKNDFKDIFTAGIENPGYGAGLRIGPLAAGFVFQGGESSPGRRDLGKGYGLRGGHFGTYRSQQLIFGILGSDTFFPLDVETQSSETGDEEVSPELQEELKNLENTKIPGDKVPEFLNERYNIKSQKLRYLSFYHIPVAERRKRKKEEFYRRFIEEQSFDRNDPSIQNALQALNKKKDGYPKSFLFQMEVYLGIYYGIRIGINPAELLDFLLGLAGLDLLDDDLSD; translated from the coding sequence GTGATTTTATACAAATCCAGAAATCCATGCAAGGAATTCTTATTTTTTTCCTTTGTCATATTCACGTTTCTTATTTCGACCAATTGCTCCACGTATCTGCAAAATCGTAAGAATGATTTCAAAGACATCTTCACCGCCGGAATCGAGAATCCAGGATACGGTGCCGGTTTACGAATCGGCCCTCTCGCCGCGGGTTTTGTATTTCAAGGAGGAGAATCTTCTCCCGGTCGAAGAGATTTGGGAAAGGGTTACGGATTGAGAGGTGGGCACTTCGGTACGTATCGATCTCAACAACTTATATTTGGAATTCTCGGAAGCGATACGTTTTTTCCTTTGGATGTGGAAACACAAAGTTCGGAAACCGGAGACGAAGAAGTATCTCCCGAACTTCAAGAAGAACTTAAGAATTTGGAGAACACAAAAATCCCAGGTGATAAAGTTCCCGAGTTCTTAAATGAAAGATACAATATCAAAAGCCAGAAGCTTCGTTATCTTTCCTTTTATCACATTCCCGTTGCCGAAAGAAGAAAAAGAAAGAAGGAAGAGTTTTACAGAAGATTTATCGAGGAACAAAGTTTTGATAGAAACGACCCATCGATCCAAAATGCGCTACAAGCTCTCAATAAAAAGAAAGACGGTTACCCGAAAAGTTTTCTATTTCAGATGGAAGTGTATTTAGGAATTTACTACGGGATAAGAATAGGAATCAACCCCGCCGAACTTCTGGATTTTTTACTCGGACTCGCGGGGTTGGATTTACTGGACGACGATTTATCGGATTAG
- a CDS encoding 1-acyl-sn-glycerol-3-phosphate acyltransferase, whose product MEEIKPSEEILKNIAVLGGGPMGVFLSTYLAPKTEKMFLWYDDRKRAEKIQKERITSLLEDSITLPENVQVTSEFDFLKNGSWIIIIAVPSRLMEGIMDELLKVLDKNASHSIFTFTKGILSASTRRKNNCITYSEYIEKLSSKADFLDIEYTAVNGPNLLGELKRGHHSFYCLATSGPKSIEIFDTLFSGARNHTKTYKDLVGLEIFGVMKNPIAIACGIASGIPECGSNFEGELISLGYSEITTLLNALEIPIEPVQEYGLADLIASCTSRYSRNKAYGHRFVRKLISGEDQPNLIERIELFFNPAEFIQKEVSQSESHVEGAFALASIIALAEEKKIEIPLYNTLFQILTRRVSPTELIRFVSKSTSDEDKHISKTATKRSGLGMASGKKFQEALGKNVHRHINGQPGMTDRIIKQSSLIIKSLEKRYKEAEESNDITDLVQIPKEILLWKEIESNFHEKGSKDLSRILDFYVSEIADDYKPFLRDTLIHLIAPTRYVLSGFKPGAGLPKIGGCVKEVKALASRYDILYTPTHRSHLDSVEVAFGLKWLGLPVPRYAADKKVMATPGLANVLKSLGAYMVDRKRNRNILYLECLTQYSTMMLEAGIPTLVYPEGTRSRTGGIIPIKTGILSTSVEAYKHTGSEVIVVPIALSYENVPEDEEFSGKDKKPGFRDFFYKRTEVYMDLCEPIPVSKYIHEEDPTGSIGFEITQGWKKYRRILPNQLVARTLIEAEAEIGLNELKNAIKETVLTEKQNYLTHDVEEILQKGIKVLKQRKMISVENGITKVLDRELVQYYANMCTDEVS is encoded by the coding sequence ATGGAAGAAATAAAACCATCCGAAGAAATTCTAAAAAATATCGCCGTTTTGGGAGGGGGACCTATGGGAGTCTTTCTTTCCACATATCTCGCGCCGAAAACAGAAAAAATGTTTCTCTGGTATGACGATCGTAAACGCGCTGAAAAAATTCAAAAAGAAAGAATCACTTCTCTGCTCGAAGATTCGATTACTCTTCCCGAAAACGTGCAGGTCACTAGTGAATTCGATTTTCTAAAGAATGGTTCGTGGATCATAATCATCGCAGTGCCTTCTCGCCTTATGGAAGGCATTATGGACGAATTGTTAAAAGTGCTCGATAAGAATGCTTCCCATTCGATTTTCACTTTTACTAAGGGAATACTTTCGGCTTCTACAAGACGTAAAAATAATTGTATTACATATTCCGAATATATAGAAAAACTTTCCTCGAAGGCGGATTTTTTAGATATCGAATATACGGCGGTGAACGGCCCAAATTTGCTCGGAGAATTGAAGAGGGGGCATCATAGTTTTTATTGCCTCGCGACTTCGGGACCGAAGTCCATCGAGATTTTTGATACTCTATTCAGCGGCGCTCGCAATCATACAAAAACGTACAAGGATCTTGTCGGCTTGGAAATCTTTGGGGTCATGAAAAATCCGATCGCAATCGCTTGCGGAATCGCATCCGGAATTCCCGAGTGTGGAAGTAATTTTGAAGGAGAGTTGATCAGCTTGGGTTATTCCGAAATCACGACTCTTTTAAACGCGCTGGAAATTCCGATCGAGCCGGTTCAGGAATACGGCCTTGCCGATTTAATCGCTTCCTGTACATCCCGTTATAGCCGAAACAAAGCTTACGGTCATCGCTTTGTTCGAAAGTTGATTTCCGGAGAAGATCAACCGAATCTGATCGAACGGATAGAATTGTTTTTTAATCCAGCCGAATTCATTCAAAAGGAAGTGAGTCAAAGCGAAAGTCATGTGGAAGGAGCATTTGCGCTCGCTTCAATTATTGCCTTGGCGGAGGAGAAGAAGATTGAAATTCCTCTTTACAACACTCTTTTCCAAATTCTTACAAGAAGAGTATCGCCGACAGAATTGATCCGATTTGTTTCTAAGTCTACTTCGGATGAAGATAAGCATATCTCTAAAACTGCGACGAAACGTTCCGGTTTGGGGATGGCTTCCGGTAAGAAATTTCAAGAGGCGTTAGGAAAGAACGTTCATCGTCATATCAATGGTCAGCCGGGAATGACGGATCGGATCATCAAACAATCTTCGTTGATCATAAAATCATTAGAGAAACGTTATAAAGAAGCGGAGGAATCGAACGATATTACCGACTTAGTGCAGATCCCGAAGGAAATTCTCCTCTGGAAGGAAATTGAATCGAATTTTCACGAAAAAGGAAGCAAAGACCTTTCAAGGATATTAGATTTTTATGTTTCTGAAATCGCGGATGATTATAAGCCGTTTTTGCGGGACACATTGATTCATCTGATCGCACCAACGCGTTATGTTCTGAGCGGTTTTAAGCCGGGTGCAGGTTTACCGAAAATCGGAGGTTGTGTTAAGGAAGTAAAAGCGCTCGCTTCAAGATACGATATTCTTTATACTCCGACCCATCGTTCCCATTTGGATTCTGTAGAAGTCGCCTTCGGTTTAAAATGGCTCGGTCTTCCAGTTCCACGTTACGCCGCGGATAAAAAAGTGATGGCGACTCCCGGTCTTGCGAACGTCTTAAAATCTTTAGGCGCCTACATGGTAGATCGAAAGAGAAATCGAAATATTCTCTATTTGGAATGTTTGACTCAATATTCTACGATGATGTTGGAGGCCGGTATTCCGACGCTTGTTTACCCGGAAGGAACTCGTTCGCGCACAGGAGGAATCATTCCGATCAAAACGGGAATTTTATCTACGTCCGTTGAAGCGTATAAACATACTGGATCCGAAGTGATCGTAGTTCCGATCGCGCTTTCCTATGAGAATGTACCTGAGGATGAAGAATTTTCAGGGAAGGATAAGAAACCAGGGTTTCGAGATTTCTTTTATAAGAGAACGGAAGTTTATATGGATCTTTGCGAGCCGATTCCCGTTTCAAAATATATTCATGAAGAGGATCCAACAGGATCGATCGGATTTGAAATCACGCAGGGTTGGAAAAAGTATCGTCGAATTCTACCGAATCAATTGGTAGCGAGAACTTTGATCGAAGCGGAAGCCGAGATAGGATTGAATGAGTTGAAAAACGCAATCAAAGAAACGGTTCTTACCGAGAAACAAAATTATCTTACTCATGATGTGGAAGAAATCCTCCAAAAGGGAATCAAAGTTCTAAAACAAAGAAAGATGATATCCGTAGAAAACGGTATCACGAAAGTACTGGACCGGGAATTGGTCCAGTACTACGCAAACATGTGCACGGATGAAGTTTCCTAG
- the purT gene encoding formate-dependent phosphoribosylglycinamide formyltransferase: protein MKKKILLLGSGELGKEFVIAAQRLGQHVIAVDSYDNAPAMQVAHEKEIINMLDGNLLDQVVAKHKPDLIVPEIEAIRTERFYEYEKQGYQVVPSAKAANFTMNRKSIRDLAAKDLKILTAKYLYAASEEELHKAIQELGLPCVIKPLMSSSGKGQSVIKSENEITKAWEASQTKGRAGAAEVIVEEFIRFESEITLLTVTQKSGKTLFCPPIGHRQERGDYQESWQPTEISETQLKEAQRMADLVTRELTGAGIWGVEFFLTKDQVYFSELSPRPHDTGMVTLAGTQNFNEFELHLRAILGIPISEITLERKGASAVILSSSDGKIPSVSGLDIASGMSESDFRIFGKPVTRPFRRMGVTLTYSNKGEEISSLRKRATLLATKIKID, encoded by the coding sequence ATGAAAAAGAAAATTCTTCTCCTCGGCTCTGGGGAACTCGGTAAGGAATTTGTAATCGCCGCACAAAGATTGGGACAACACGTGATCGCTGTCGATTCTTATGACAACGCCCCGGCAATGCAAGTCGCTCACGAAAAAGAAATCATCAATATGCTGGATGGAAATCTTTTAGATCAAGTTGTGGCAAAACACAAGCCGGATCTGATCGTTCCCGAAATCGAAGCCATTCGAACGGAACGTTTTTACGAATATGAAAAACAAGGTTATCAGGTCGTTCCTTCGGCAAAGGCGGCGAACTTTACGATGAATCGAAAATCAATTCGCGACTTGGCGGCGAAAGATCTCAAAATCCTTACGGCAAAATATCTCTACGCCGCTTCCGAAGAGGAACTTCATAAAGCGATCCAAGAATTAGGACTTCCTTGTGTTATCAAACCCCTCATGTCTTCATCCGGAAAAGGACAATCAGTCATTAAATCCGAGAACGAAATCACCAAAGCGTGGGAAGCTTCCCAAACCAAAGGTCGTGCCGGCGCCGCAGAAGTGATCGTGGAGGAATTTATCCGTTTTGAATCGGAAATCACTTTATTAACGGTAACACAAAAAAGCGGTAAAACTTTATTCTGCCCTCCGATCGGTCATAGACAGGAGCGAGGGGATTATCAGGAAAGTTGGCAACCCACTGAAATCTCCGAAACTCAGCTAAAAGAAGCGCAGAGAATGGCGGATTTGGTGACCAGAGAATTAACCGGTGCTGGAATTTGGGGAGTCGAATTTTTTCTTACAAAAGATCAGGTTTATTTTTCAGAACTTTCCCCAAGACCTCATGACACCGGAATGGTTACGTTAGCCGGAACACAAAATTTTAACGAATTTGAACTTCACCTCCGAGCGATTCTTGGGATTCCGATTTCCGAAATTACTCTGGAAAGAAAAGGAGCCAGCGCGGTCATCCTATCGAGTTCCGATGGAAAAATTCCTTCCGTTAGCGGCTTGGACATAGCTTCCGGAATGTCGGAATCTGATTTTAGAATTTTCGGAAAACCTGTTACAAGACCGTTCCGTAGAATGGGTGTTACACTCACTTATTCCAACAAAGGCGAAGAAATATCCTCGCTTCGAAAGCGGGCGACTCTTCTTGCCACTAAAATCAAAATCGACTAG
- a CDS encoding FecR family protein: MLIRTLSFFISLNLLIGSAVSCRFISSFFLKDDPTPTGMIVIFQSGEVGIERGGKKITSAPGLILKENDTIITSSGSVDIQTGSGDLIRIKSFSRITLKEISKSEKQNTNLYVQAGELLIKTNKLKSKDSFLLTTPTAVAGVRGTTFSFELSNGKPPKVKVYEGAVAITFKVPKEIIEKSKALDKELYHEFVEFLEKNEVVLENGEESYVKPNLDEMIQLVLTRMEQNESISKEFDQLKKIENPEFQKEEFSPSPQENAEVETMVTVDQGLVEKALIENPDSMQPAISSTSSEIEKDHGSKLDQALSKIESEAQASNLKDEAKIKEYYNILEVIVKTDGTKLSGAIVTQIGDRLILHSPSGVIRLNKNDIDYVDYQSFQIKTKKK; this comes from the coding sequence ATGCTGATTCGAACTCTCTCCTTTTTTATTTCATTAAACCTTTTGATAGGTTCCGCTGTTTCCTGCCGTTTCATTTCTTCATTCTTCTTAAAAGACGATCCGACGCCTACCGGAATGATCGTCATTTTTCAAAGCGGCGAGGTCGGAATCGAGAGGGGTGGTAAAAAAATTACATCCGCTCCCGGTCTGATTCTTAAAGAAAACGATACGATCATCACTTCTTCCGGATCGGTTGATATTCAAACCGGAAGCGGCGACTTGATCCGGATCAAATCTTTCAGTAGAATTACTTTGAAAGAAATTTCCAAATCCGAAAAACAGAATACCAACCTCTACGTCCAAGCTGGCGAACTTCTAATCAAAACGAACAAACTGAAATCGAAGGATTCTTTCTTGCTAACAACTCCCACTGCGGTGGCTGGCGTACGCGGAACTACTTTTTCTTTTGAGCTTTCGAACGGAAAACCACCGAAAGTAAAAGTCTATGAAGGGGCGGTTGCAATCACGTTCAAGGTTCCGAAAGAAATCATCGAAAAGAGTAAGGCTTTGGATAAGGAGCTTTATCATGAATTTGTAGAATTTCTAGAAAAAAACGAAGTCGTCTTAGAGAATGGGGAAGAATCTTACGTTAAGCCGAATCTAGATGAAATGATCCAACTCGTTTTGACGAGAATGGAACAAAATGAAAGCATCTCTAAAGAATTTGATCAGCTCAAAAAAATAGAAAATCCTGAATTTCAAAAGGAAGAATTCTCTCCGTCACCGCAAGAGAACGCCGAAGTCGAAACGATGGTTACCGTTGATCAGGGATTGGTCGAAAAAGCTCTGATTGAAAATCCGGATTCCATGCAACCTGCCATTTCTTCCACTTCTTCGGAAATTGAAAAAGATCACGGATCAAAATTGGATCAGGCTCTCAGTAAAATCGAGTCGGAAGCGCAGGCCAGTAACTTAAAAGACGAAGCCAAAATCAAAGAATATTATAATATCTTAGAAGTGATCGTGAAAACGGATGGAACAAAACTTTCGGGAGCGATCGTTACCCAGATTGGAGACAGACTGATTTTACATTCTCCATCCGGCGTGATTCGGTTGAACAAAAACGATATCGATTACGTGGACTATCAATCTTTTCAAATTAAGACTAAGAAAAAATAA